Proteins encoded by one window of Dryocola sp. LX212:
- a CDS encoding DoxX family protein — translation MKKLDDAGVLLARILMPVLFIVAGWGKITGYAGTQQYMDSMGVPGFLLPLTILLEFGGGLAILFGFLTRTTALITAVFTLLTAFLFHSDFAQGANSIMFMKNFTIAGGYLLLAVFGPGAYSIDRVLNKKW, via the coding sequence ATGAAAAAATTAGATGATGCTGGTGTTCTGTTAGCACGTATCCTGATGCCAGTTCTGTTTATCGTGGCGGGCTGGGGAAAAATTACAGGCTATGCTGGCACCCAGCAATACATGGACTCCATGGGCGTTCCGGGCTTCCTGCTGCCGCTGACCATTTTGCTTGAATTCGGCGGCGGCCTGGCGATTCTTTTCGGTTTCCTGACCCGCACCACGGCGCTGATCACCGCGGTCTTCACCCTGCTGACGGCGTTCCTGTTCCACAGCGACTTCGCTCAGGGTGCGAACTCCATTATGTTTATGAAGAACTTCACCATTGCGGGCGGTTACCTGCTGCTGGCAGTCTTCGGCCCGGGCGCGTACAGCATTGACCGCGTGCTGAATAAAAAGTGGTAA
- a CDS encoding YqjK-like family protein, whose translation MSDRERDKRKALLLSRIQQQRLDLSAGKRDWLEATGAYDRGWLTIMSLRSYAIIASSVMAIWSVRHPSFLMRWGRRGFGAWSAWRLIRNTVQQQTHH comes from the coding sequence ATGAGCGACCGCGAACGTGACAAGCGTAAAGCGTTGTTGCTGAGTCGCATTCAGCAGCAAAGGCTGGATCTGAGCGCGGGCAAACGCGACTGGCTGGAGGCAACCGGCGCTTACGATCGCGGCTGGCTGACCATAATGAGCCTGCGCAGCTATGCCATTATCGCCAGCAGCGTGATGGCCATCTGGAGCGTTCGACACCCCAGCTTCCTGATGCGCTGGGGCAGACGCGGCTTCGGGGCCTGGAGCGCCTGGCGGCTGATCCGCAATACGGTTCAGCAGCAAACTCATCATTGA
- a CDS encoding phage holin family protein, translating to MAESRQPQGPGKGVLGIGQRLVTILVGMVETRVRLAVVELEEEKAHLVQLLLMLGLTMLFAAFGLMSLMVLVIWAVDPQYRLNAMIATTVVLLALALIGGVWTLYKSRQSTLLRHTRRELENDRELLEDDKS from the coding sequence ATGGCTGAATCTCGTCAACCTCAAGGGCCGGGTAAAGGCGTCCTCGGTATCGGTCAGCGTCTGGTCACCATCCTCGTCGGGATGGTAGAAACACGCGTTCGTCTGGCAGTCGTGGAACTTGAAGAGGAGAAAGCCCATCTCGTTCAGCTGCTGCTGATGCTTGGCTTAACCATGCTGTTTGCCGCCTTTGGGCTGATGAGTCTGATGGTGCTGGTTATCTGGGCCGTTGATCCGCAGTATCGTCTGAACGCCATGATCGCGACCACCGTTGTGCTGCTGGCTCTGGCGTTGATAGGTGGTGTCTGGACGCTTTATAAATCGCGTCAGTCAACCCTGCTACGCCATACGCGCCGCGAGCTTGAGAACGACCGTGAGCTGCTGGAGGACGATAAGTCATGA
- a CDS encoding YqjD family protein: MSKDTTSEHLRAELKSLADTLEEVLSASSDKSKSELEKLRGKAEKALKESRSRLGDTSDVIAKQTREAAAKADDYVRENPWTGVGIGAAIGVVLGVLMTRR; encoded by the coding sequence ATGTCAAAAGATACTACATCAGAACATTTGCGCGCTGAGTTGAAATCCCTGGCAGATACGCTCGAAGAGGTGCTTAGCGCATCGTCGGACAAATCGAAATCCGAGCTGGAAAAGCTTCGCGGTAAGGCAGAAAAAGCGCTTAAAGAGAGCCGTTCACGCCTGGGCGACACCAGCGATGTGATTGCCAAACAAACGCGCGAGGCGGCGGCGAAAGCTGACGACTACGTGCGTGAAAATCCATGGACTGGCGTAGGTATTGGTGCGGCGATTGGCGTCGTGCTGGGCGTTCTGATGACGCGACGCTAA
- a CDS encoding DUF1090 domain-containing protein, which translates to MNYRTVLAIALLSLTSATQAASLCSEKEADIQREIGYAEKHQNQHRIDGLNKALKEVRANCTDSSLRAEHQKKIDEQKEEIAERKADLQEARQKGDANKITKREEKLSEAEHELKDLEARDY; encoded by the coding sequence ATGAATTATCGTACCGTACTGGCTATTGCTCTCTTATCCCTGACGTCTGCAACTCAGGCTGCTTCTTTATGCAGCGAAAAAGAGGCGGATATTCAGCGTGAAATTGGCTATGCGGAAAAGCATCAGAACCAGCATCGTATTGACGGGCTGAATAAAGCGCTGAAAGAAGTTCGCGCGAACTGTACGGACAGCAGCCTGCGTGCCGAGCACCAGAAGAAAATCGACGAACAAAAAGAAGAGATCGCTGAACGTAAAGCGGATCTTCAGGAAGCCCGCCAGAAAGGCGACGCGAACAAGATCACCAAACGTGAAGAAAAACTGTCTGAAGCGGAACATGAGCTAAAAGATCTCGAAGCTCGCGATTACTAG
- the mzrA gene encoding EnvZ/OmpR regulon moderator MzrA: protein MKPELLRRLRAALLIAGLFASVLLVWSGMQRTESTLQISSNQQGISMPDGFFVWHHLDANGIRFKSITPENNSLLIKFDSSAQSEAAKAVLYKTLPHGYVIAQQEDNDSASSWLSRLRNHGDRIG from the coding sequence ATGAAACCAGAATTACTGCGTCGCCTGCGGGCGGCGTTACTGATCGCCGGGCTATTCGCGAGCGTACTGCTCGTGTGGTCCGGTATGCAGCGAACAGAGTCCACCCTGCAAATCAGCAGTAACCAGCAGGGTATCAGCATGCCGGACGGTTTTTTTGTCTGGCATCACCTGGATGCTAACGGCATCCGCTTTAAAAGCATCACTCCGGAAAACAACTCGCTGTTGATTAAGTTTGATTCCAGCGCGCAAAGCGAAGCCGCTAAAGCAGTGCTCTATAAGACGCTGCCCCATGGCTATGTTATTGCCCAGCAGGAAGATAACGACAGCGCCAGCAGCTGGCTCTCCCGCCTGCGTAATCACGGCGACCGCATCGGCTGA
- the yqjA gene encoding DedA family general envelope maintenance protein YqjA — protein MELLTQLLNALWSQDFETLANPGMIGMLYFVLFMILFLENGLLPAAFLPGDSLLVLVGVLIAKGAMGFPQTVLLLTTAASLGCWLSYIQGRWLGNTRIVQNWLSHLPAHYHQRAHNLFHKHGLSALLIGRFIAFVRTLLPTIAGISGLSNARFQFFNWMSGLLWVLILTSLGYLLGKTPVFLKYEDALMSCLMLLPVVLLVFGLIGSLIVLWRKKYGNRG, from the coding sequence ATGGAACTTTTGACCCAACTGCTTAACGCTCTGTGGAGCCAGGATTTCGAAACGCTCGCCAATCCCGGGATGATCGGCATGCTCTATTTTGTCCTGTTCATGATCCTCTTTCTTGAAAATGGTTTATTGCCCGCCGCTTTCCTGCCGGGCGACAGCCTGCTGGTGCTGGTTGGCGTCCTGATTGCCAAAGGGGCAATGGGCTTCCCGCAAACCGTTTTATTATTGACTACCGCCGCCAGCCTCGGCTGCTGGCTGAGTTATATTCAGGGCCGCTGGCTGGGTAATACGCGTATCGTACAGAACTGGCTTTCGCATCTGCCGGCCCATTATCACCAGCGGGCGCACAACCTTTTCCATAAACACGGCCTCTCCGCCCTGCTAATCGGCAGATTTATTGCGTTTGTCCGCACATTATTACCCACTATTGCCGGAATCTCGGGTCTGAGTAATGCCCGCTTCCAGTTCTTTAACTGGATGAGCGGCCTGCTGTGGGTGTTAATTCTCACCTCCCTGGGCTACCTGCTGGGTAAAACGCCGGTATTCCTGAAATATGAAGATGCATTGATGTCCTGCCTGATGCTGCTGCCCGTCGTACTGCTGGTGTTTGGCCTGATCGGTTCGTTAATTGTGCTTTGGCGTAAGAAATACGGTAACCGCGGTTAG
- the exuR gene encoding transcriptional regulator ExuR: MEVMEPRRLYQQLAAELKHRIESGVYHVGEKLPAERFIAEEKNVSRTVVREAIIMLEVEGYVEVRKGSGIHVISNQAKHTAIPDERFEFASFGPFELLQARQLIESNIAEFAATQVTKQDIVKLMEIQEMARKEMSFRDSEWDLHFHIQVALASQNSALAAIVEKMWSQRIHNPYWQKLHEHIDMRTVDNWCDDHDNILKALIRKDPHAAKLAMWQHLENTKQMLFNATSDDFEFNADRYLFAENPVVHLETASNGQK, encoded by the coding sequence ATGGAAGTCATGGAACCCCGCCGCCTGTATCAGCAGCTGGCCGCTGAGCTAAAACACCGCATTGAAAGCGGCGTCTATCACGTGGGTGAAAAACTCCCCGCCGAACGCTTTATCGCTGAGGAAAAGAACGTCAGCCGCACGGTGGTGCGCGAAGCGATAATCATGCTGGAAGTAGAAGGCTATGTCGAAGTTCGTAAAGGCTCCGGCATTCACGTTATCTCGAACCAGGCGAAGCACACCGCAATCCCCGATGAACGTTTCGAATTTGCCAGCTTCGGGCCTTTTGAGCTGCTGCAGGCACGCCAGCTTATCGAAAGTAACATTGCCGAATTTGCCGCCACCCAGGTGACCAAGCAGGATATTGTGAAGCTGATGGAAATTCAGGAGATGGCCCGCAAAGAGATGAGCTTCCGGGATTCAGAGTGGGATTTGCATTTTCATATTCAGGTTGCCCTTGCCTCGCAGAACAGCGCGCTGGCGGCCATCGTGGAAAAAATGTGGAGCCAGCGTATCCATAACCCGTACTGGCAGAAGCTCCATGAACACATTGATATGCGCACGGTGGATAACTGGTGCGACGACCACGACAATATTCTTAAAGCGTTGATCCGCAAAGACCCGCACGCGGCTAAGCTTGCCATGTGGCAGCATCTTGAAAACACGAAGCAAATGCTGTTTAACGCCACCAGCGACGATTTCGAATTTAACGCTGACCGCTACCTGTTTGCGGAAAATCCTGTCGTTCATCTGGAAACGGCGTCAAACGGTCAAAAATAG
- a CDS encoding MFS transporter encodes MRKIKGLRWYMIALVTLGTVLGYLTRNTVAAAAPTLMEELHISTQQYSYIIAAYSACYTIMQPVAGYVLDVLGTKIGYAFFAIAWAIFCGATALAGSWGGLAVARGAVGAAEAAMIPAGLKASSEWFPAKERSIAVGYFNVGSSIGAMVAPPLVVWAILMHSWQMAFIISGVLSFAWAMAWLIFYKHPRDQKKLTEEEREYIIGGQEAHHQTNNSKKMSAWQIVQNRQFWGIALPRFLAEPAWGTFNAWIPLFMFKVYGFDLKHIAMFAWMPMLFADLGCILGGYLPPLFQRWFGVNLIVSRKMVVTMGAVLMIGPGTIGLFTSPYAAIALLCVGGFAHQALSGALITLSSDVFGRNEVATANGLTGMAAWTASTLFALVVGALADTLGFSPLFAALAVFDLLGALVIWTVLKNQPISELNTPSKTGPAVPQS; translated from the coding sequence ATGCGAAAGATTAAAGGCTTGCGCTGGTACATGATTGCACTGGTTACGCTGGGTACGGTGCTGGGCTATCTGACTCGTAACACCGTGGCGGCTGCCGCACCGACTCTGATGGAGGAGCTGCACATTTCGACGCAGCAATATTCCTATATTATCGCGGCCTATTCGGCATGCTATACCATCATGCAGCCCGTTGCGGGCTACGTGCTTGACGTTCTGGGTACCAAAATTGGCTATGCTTTCTTCGCCATCGCCTGGGCGATTTTCTGCGGTGCGACCGCACTGGCTGGAAGCTGGGGTGGCCTGGCCGTTGCCCGTGGTGCGGTAGGGGCTGCGGAAGCGGCAATGATCCCGGCGGGTCTGAAAGCCAGCAGCGAATGGTTCCCGGCGAAAGAGCGCTCCATCGCGGTGGGGTACTTTAACGTGGGTTCTTCAATCGGTGCGATGGTTGCGCCACCGCTGGTGGTGTGGGCCATCCTGATGCACAGCTGGCAGATGGCGTTTATTATCTCCGGCGTACTGAGCTTCGCCTGGGCCATGGCGTGGCTGATTTTCTACAAGCACCCACGCGATCAGAAGAAGCTGACCGAAGAAGAACGCGAGTACATCATTGGCGGTCAGGAAGCTCATCACCAGACCAACAACAGCAAGAAAATGTCCGCCTGGCAGATCGTGCAGAACCGCCAGTTCTGGGGTATTGCCCTGCCGCGCTTCCTGGCAGAACCGGCCTGGGGTACCTTCAACGCCTGGATCCCGCTGTTTATGTTCAAGGTGTATGGCTTTGATTTAAAACACATCGCCATGTTTGCCTGGATGCCAATGCTGTTCGCCGATCTCGGCTGCATTCTTGGCGGCTACCTGCCACCGCTATTCCAGCGCTGGTTCGGCGTAAATCTCATCGTTTCCCGCAAGATGGTGGTAACCATGGGCGCTGTACTGATGATTGGTCCAGGCACCATTGGCCTGTTCACCAGTCCGTATGCGGCTATTGCGCTGCTGTGCGTGGGGGGTTTTGCTCACCAGGCACTTTCCGGCGCGCTGATTACCCTTTCTTCTGACGTGTTCGGTCGTAATGAAGTGGCAACGGCAAACGGTCTGACAGGCATGGCAGCATGGACTGCGAGTACTCTGTTTGCGCTGGTCGTTGGCGCGCTGGCGGATACGCTGGGCTTCAGCCCGCTGTTCGCTGCTCTGGCCGTCTTCGATCTGCTCGGCGCACTGGTTATCTGGACCGTGCTGAAGAACCAGCCGATTAGCGAACTCAATACGCCGTCAAAAACGGGGCCAGCCGTTCCTCAGTCGTGA
- the uxaC gene encoding glucuronate isomerase: MTPFMTEDFLLDTEFARRLYHDYAKDEPIFDYHCHLPPQQVAGDYRFKNLYDIWLKGDHYKWRAMRTNGVAERLCTGDASDREKFDAWAATVPHCIGNPLYHWTHLELRRPFGITGKLLSPATADEIWNECNDLLAQEAFSARGIMKQMNVKMAGTTDDPIDDLRYHRQIAEDGFDVKVLPSWRPDKAFNIEQATFADYMNKLAEVSDTDIRRFSDLLTALNKRLDHFAAHGCKVSDHALDVVLFAEADEATLDGILASRLAGNELSEYEVAQFKTAVLVWLGSQYSRRGWVQQYHIGALRNNNQRQFKLLGADVGFDSINDRPLAIELSRLLSKQNENNELPKTILYCLNPRDNEVIGTMVGNFQGEGMPGKMQFGSGWWFNDQKDGMERQMTQLAQLGLLSRFVGMLTDSRSFLSYTRHEYFRRILCQMIGRWVAAGEAPADIQLLGGMVKNICFNNAKEYFGIELN; this comes from the coding sequence ATGACCCCGTTTATGACTGAAGATTTTCTTCTGGATACCGAATTCGCCCGTCGTCTGTATCATGACTACGCGAAAGATGAGCCGATTTTTGACTATCACTGCCACCTTCCGCCGCAGCAGGTTGCCGGGGACTACCGTTTTAAAAACCTGTATGACATCTGGCTAAAAGGCGATCATTACAAATGGCGCGCCATGCGTACCAACGGCGTTGCTGAGCGCCTGTGTACCGGCGATGCCAGCGACCGCGAAAAGTTTGATGCATGGGCTGCCACCGTGCCGCACTGCATCGGTAACCCGCTCTACCACTGGACCCACCTTGAACTGCGCCGTCCGTTCGGCATCACAGGAAAACTGCTTTCGCCTGCTACCGCCGATGAAATCTGGAATGAGTGCAACGACCTGCTGGCGCAGGAGGCCTTCAGCGCACGCGGCATCATGAAGCAGATGAACGTGAAGATGGCGGGTACGACCGACGATCCGATCGACGATCTGCGCTACCACCGTCAGATTGCCGAAGACGGCTTCGACGTGAAAGTGCTGCCAAGCTGGCGCCCGGACAAAGCGTTTAACATCGAGCAGGCAACCTTTGCCGACTACATGAACAAGCTGGCGGAAGTCTCCGACACCGACATTCGTCGCTTCAGCGATCTGCTGACGGCGCTGAACAAACGTCTGGACCACTTCGCCGCCCACGGCTGTAAAGTGTCCGACCACGCGCTGGACGTTGTGCTGTTTGCCGAAGCGGACGAAGCCACGCTGGACGGTATCCTGGCAAGCCGCCTCGCTGGAAACGAGCTGAGCGAATACGAAGTCGCGCAGTTCAAAACTGCAGTTCTGGTCTGGCTGGGGTCACAGTACAGCCGTCGCGGCTGGGTGCAGCAGTACCACATCGGCGCGCTGCGCAATAACAACCAGCGCCAGTTCAAACTGCTGGGCGCGGACGTGGGCTTTGACTCCATCAACGACCGCCCGCTGGCGATCGAACTTTCCCGCTTGCTGAGCAAGCAGAATGAAAACAACGAACTGCCAAAAACCATCCTTTACTGCCTGAACCCGCGCGATAACGAAGTGATCGGCACCATGGTCGGTAACTTCCAGGGCGAGGGGATGCCGGGCAAGATGCAGTTTGGCTCCGGCTGGTGGTTTAACGATCAGAAAGACGGCATGGAGCGCCAGATGACCCAGCTCGCGCAGCTCGGCCTGCTGAGCCGCTTTGTCGGCATGCTGACCGACAGCCGCAGCTTCCTGTCTTACACCCGCCATGAATACTTCCGCCGCATACTGTGCCAGATGATTGGCCGCTGGGTTGCCGCGGGCGAAGCACCAGCGGACATTCAGCTGCTGGGCGGCATGGTGAAAAACATCTGCTTTAACAATGCCAAAGAATACTTCGGCATTGAACTGAACTAG
- a CDS encoding UxaA family hydrolase, whose translation MQYIKIHAQDNVAVALVDLAEGEVIAVEGAEITLCQPVARGHKFALGAIAQGENVIKYGLPIGHALAAIEAGEHIHSHNARTNLSDLDEYRYQPDVLALAEQAADRDVNIYRRADGAVGVRNELWILPTVGCVNGIARQIQNRFLKQNNDAEDIDGVFLFSHPFGCSQLGEDHINTRTMLQNMVHHPNAGAVLVIGLGCENNQVNAFRETLGEYDAERVRFMICQQQDDEVEAGLEQLQALYEVMRHDRREAGKLSELKFGLECGGSDGLSGITANPMLGRFSDYMVANGGTTVLTEVPEMFGAERILMSHCRDEATFDKTVAMVNDFKQYFIAHNQPIYENPSPGNKAGGITTLEEKSLGCTQKAGESEVVDVLRYGERLKTPGLNLLSAPGNDAVATSALAGAGCHMVLFSTGRGTPYGGFVPTVKIATNSELAVKKPHWIDFDAGQLLHGSDMPTLLNQFIDRIVDIANGKKTCNERNDFRELAIFKSGVTL comes from the coding sequence ATGCAATACATCAAGATCCATGCGCAGGACAACGTCGCCGTCGCGTTAGTGGACCTGGCAGAAGGCGAAGTGATTGCCGTCGAGGGCGCGGAAATTACCCTGTGCCAGCCGGTCGCGCGCGGCCATAAGTTTGCGCTGGGGGCCATAGCCCAGGGCGAAAACGTAATTAAATATGGCCTGCCGATTGGTCATGCGCTGGCGGCCATTGAAGCGGGCGAGCATATTCATTCCCACAATGCGCGTACCAACCTCAGCGATCTGGATGAATATCGCTATCAGCCTGACGTGCTGGCGCTTGCGGAGCAGGCCGCAGATCGTGACGTAAATATTTACCGCCGTGCCGATGGCGCGGTCGGGGTGCGTAACGAGCTGTGGATCCTGCCGACCGTCGGCTGCGTGAACGGCATTGCGCGGCAGATCCAGAATCGCTTCCTGAAGCAGAACAACGACGCGGAAGATATCGACGGCGTGTTCCTGTTCAGCCATCCGTTCGGCTGTTCGCAGCTGGGGGAAGACCACATCAACACCCGCACCATGCTGCAAAACATGGTGCATCACCCGAATGCGGGCGCGGTGCTGGTTATCGGCCTGGGCTGTGAGAACAACCAGGTGAACGCCTTCCGCGAAACGCTGGGTGAATACGACGCCGAGCGCGTTCGCTTTATGATTTGCCAGCAGCAGGACGATGAGGTTGAGGCGGGGCTGGAGCAGCTGCAGGCGCTGTACGAAGTGATGCGCCACGACAGGCGCGAAGCGGGCAAGCTCAGCGAGCTGAAATTCGGTCTGGAATGCGGCGGCTCCGACGGTCTGTCCGGCATCACTGCCAACCCTATGCTCGGGCGCTTCTCGGACTATATGGTGGCGAACGGCGGCACCACGGTGCTGACGGAAGTGCCGGAAATGTTCGGTGCCGAACGCATCCTGATGAGCCACTGCCGCGACGAAGCAACGTTTGATAAAACCGTCGCCATGGTCAACGACTTCAAACAGTACTTTATTGCCCACAACCAGCCGATTTATGAAAACCCGTCGCCGGGTAACAAGGCCGGCGGCATCACCACGCTTGAAGAGAAATCCCTCGGCTGTACGCAAAAGGCGGGCGAGAGCGAAGTGGTGGACGTGCTACGCTACGGCGAACGGCTGAAAACGCCGGGCCTGAACCTGCTGAGTGCGCCCGGTAACGATGCGGTAGCGACCAGCGCGCTGGCCGGGGCAGGGTGCCATATGGTGCTGTTCAGCACCGGACGCGGCACGCCGTACGGCGGCTTTGTGCCAACGGTGAAAATCGCCACCAACAGCGAGCTCGCGGTGAAAAAACCGCACTGGATTGATTTTGACGCGGGGCAGCTGCTGCACGGCAGTGACATGCCGACGCTGCTTAATCAATTCATCGACCGTATCGTTGACATCGCCAACGGCAAAAAAACCTGCAATGAACGCAATGACTTCCGTGAGCTGGCTATCTTTAAAAGCGGCGTCACGTTGTAA
- a CDS encoding YgjV family protein codes for MTAYWIAQGVGVLAFVVGITTFINRDERRFKLQLAGYSAIIGLHFFLMGATPAGFSAELNAVRTVISLRTRSVWVMSLFIALTLGLGLAKFTHLMELLPIVGTVASTWALFRCKGLTTRCVMWCSTACWVTHNFWLGSIGGTLIEGSFLIMNGLNIIRFWRMQKRGIDPFLVEKKVQGQE; via the coding sequence ATGACCGCGTATTGGATTGCCCAGGGCGTCGGTGTTCTCGCCTTTGTGGTTGGCATCACGACGTTCATCAACCGCGACGAGCGACGTTTCAAGCTCCAGCTGGCAGGCTACAGCGCTATCATTGGGCTGCACTTCTTTCTTATGGGCGCCACGCCGGCAGGCTTCAGCGCCGAACTTAATGCCGTGCGTACCGTGATCTCGCTGCGAACCCGCAGCGTCTGGGTGATGTCCCTGTTTATCGCGCTGACGCTGGGCCTCGGGCTTGCGAAGTTCACCCATCTGATGGAGCTGCTGCCGATTGTCGGCACCGTGGCGAGTACCTGGGCGCTGTTCCGCTGCAAGGGGCTTACCACGCGCTGCGTCATGTGGTGTTCCACAGCGTGCTGGGTGACGCATAACTTCTGGCTGGGATCGATTGGCGGCACCCTCATTGAGGGCAGCTTTTTGATCATGAACGGGCTGAATATTATTCGGTTCTGGCGAATGCAGAAGCGGGGGATTGATCCGTTCCTGGTAGAGAAGAAAGTGCAGGGGCAGGAGTAA
- the sstT gene encoding serine/threonine transporter SstT: MATQSPGLLRRLAQGSLVKQILVGLVLGIALALISKDAAIATGLLGTLFVGALKAVAPVLVLMLVMASIANHQHGQKTSIRPILFLYLLGTFSAALTAVVVSFIFPSTLHLTTGATDIVPPSGIVEVLRGLLMSMVSNPIDALLNANYIGILVWAVGLGFALRHGNETTKNLINDVSNAVTFIVKVVIRFAPIGIFGLVASTLATTGFATLWSYAQLLLVLIGCMLGVALIVNPLLVLYKIRRNPYPLVLTCLRESGVYAFFTRSSAANIPVNMSLCEKLNLDRDTYSVSIPLGATINMAGAAITITVLTLAAVNTLGIAVDLPTALLLSVVAAVCACGASGVAGGSLLLIPLACGMFGIPNEIAMQVVAVGFIIGVLQDSAETALNSSTDVLFTAAACQAEDARLANKDPLRG; encoded by the coding sequence ATGGCAACACAATCTCCAGGACTACTCAGGCGTCTTGCGCAGGGCAGTCTGGTCAAGCAAATTCTCGTCGGTCTGGTGCTGGGTATCGCGCTGGCGCTGATTTCTAAGGACGCGGCTATCGCCACCGGATTATTAGGCACGCTGTTCGTCGGCGCGCTGAAAGCCGTGGCCCCGGTGCTGGTACTGATGCTGGTTATGGCGTCCATTGCTAACCACCAGCACGGGCAGAAAACCAGTATCCGCCCTATTTTGTTCCTTTATCTGCTGGGCACCTTCTCCGCTGCGTTAACCGCCGTTGTTGTCAGCTTTATCTTCCCCTCAACGCTGCATCTGACCACGGGTGCCACGGATATCGTGCCGCCGTCAGGTATTGTTGAAGTGCTGCGTGGCCTGCTGATGAGCATGGTATCCAACCCAATCGATGCGCTGCTGAACGCAAACTATATCGGTATTCTGGTGTGGGCCGTGGGCCTGGGCTTTGCGCTGCGCCACGGTAACGAAACCACGAAAAACCTGATTAACGACGTTTCCAACGCCGTGACCTTTATCGTGAAGGTGGTCATTCGCTTCGCGCCGATTGGTATTTTCGGCCTGGTCGCCTCTACCCTTGCCACCACTGGTTTCGCCACGCTGTGGAGCTATGCGCAGCTGCTGCTGGTGCTGATTGGCTGTATGCTGGGCGTGGCGCTTATCGTCAACCCGCTGCTGGTCTTGTACAAAATCCGCCGTAACCCGTACCCGCTGGTGCTGACCTGCCTGCGTGAGAGCGGCGTTTATGCCTTCTTCACCCGCAGCTCTGCCGCGAACATTCCGGTGAATATGAGCCTCTGCGAGAAGCTGAACCTGGATCGTGATACCTATTCCGTGTCGATCCCGCTGGGTGCAACCATCAACATGGCCGGTGCGGCCATCACCATTACCGTGCTGACCCTGGCGGCGGTAAATACGCTCGGTATCGCAGTAGATCTGCCGACGGCGCTGCTGCTTAGCGTAGTGGCTGCGGTTTGCGCCTGCGGTGCGTCCGGCGTGGCGGGTGGTTCACTGCTGCTGATCCCGCTGGCGTGCGGCATGTTTGGTATTCCGAACGAGATTGCCATGCAGGTTGTCGCGGTTGGCTTTATCATCGGCGTCCTGCAGGATTCTGCCGAAACGGCGCTGAATTCTTCAACGGATGTGCTGTTCACCGCTGCGGCCTGTCAGGCCGAAGACGCGCGACTGGCAAACAAAGACCCGCTGCGCGGCTAA
- a CDS encoding TerC family protein codes for MNSVGTPLLWGGFAVVVVIMLAIDLLLQGRKGSHTMSMKQAAAWSLVWVSLSLLFNAAFWWYLTGTSGREVADTQALAFLTGYLIEKALAVDNVFVWLMLFSYFSVPAALQRRVLVYGVLGAIVLRTIMIFAGSWLITQFEWLLYVFGAFLLFTGIKMALAKEDEAGIGDKPLVRWLRGHLRMTDKIEGEHFFVRKNGLLFATPLLLVLILVELSDVIFAVDSIPAIFAVTTDPFIVLTSNLFAILGLRAMYFLLAGVAERFTMLKYGLSIILVFIGVKMLIVDFYHIPIAISLGVVGGILALTLIINSVVNYRNDQKKLAK; via the coding sequence ATGAATAGTGTCGGCACACCATTATTGTGGGGCGGTTTCGCCGTCGTCGTCGTCATCATGCTGGCAATCGACCTGCTGCTGCAGGGGCGAAAAGGCTCGCACACCATGTCCATGAAGCAGGCTGCGGCCTGGTCACTGGTGTGGGTTTCACTTTCTCTGCTGTTTAACGCCGCTTTCTGGTGGTACCTCACCGGCACCTCCGGGCGCGAAGTGGCCGACACCCAGGCCCTTGCCTTCCTCACCGGCTACCTGATAGAAAAAGCGCTGGCGGTGGATAACGTCTTCGTCTGGCTGATGCTGTTCAGCTACTTCTCTGTGCCTGCTGCATTGCAGCGCCGCGTGCTGGTTTACGGCGTGCTGGGTGCGATTGTGCTGCGTACTATCATGATCTTCGCGGGCAGCTGGCTGATAACCCAGTTCGAATGGCTGCTGTACGTCTTCGGCGCGTTCCTGCTGTTCACCGGTATCAAGATGGCGCTGGCGAAAGAAGATGAGGCGGGCATTGGCGACAAACCGCTGGTGCGCTGGCTGCGTGGTCATCTGCGTATGACGGACAAAATCGAAGGCGAGCATTTCTTCGTGCGCAAGAACGGCCTGCTGTTCGCCACGCCGCTGCTGCTGGTCCTGATTCTGGTCGAGCTGAGCGACGTGATTTTCGCGGTCGACAGTATTCCGGCTATCTTCGCCGTGACCACCGACCCGTTCATCGTGCTGACCTCTAACCTGTTCGCGATTCTGGGCCTGCGCGCCATGTACTTCCTGCTGGCGGGCGTGGCCGAGCGTTTCACAATGCTGAAGTACGGCCTGTCGATCATCCTGGTGTTTATCGGCGTGAAGATGCTGATTGTCGACTTCTATCATATTCCGATCGCGATTTCGCTGGGCGTGGTGGGCGGCATTCTGGCGCTGACGCTGATTATCAACTCGGTGGTTAACTACCGGAACGACCAGAAGAAACTGGCTAAATAA